DNA from Mesorhizobium sp. B2-1-1:
GGACCTGCGGCCCGGCGAGATGGTAACCGCCATCCGCGTGCCGAAAGCGGCCGGCGCGGGTATGTCGGCTTTCGTCAAGCTCGGCGCGCGGCGCTATCTCATCATCTCGATCGCCATGGTGGGGGCACGCCTGGTCGTGCAGGACGGCATCGTCGAGCAAGCGGCGGTCGCCGTCGGTTCCTGCTCGGCTGTTGCAAAGCGGCTCGGCGGGGTCGAGGCGGCCCTGCGCGGACTGGCGGCGGATCATGGGCTGGCCACAGCGGTCCTCGCCGCGCCGATGGAAGAGCTGTCGCCGATCGGCGACGTGCGCGGCAGCGCCGAATACCGGCAGGACGCGGCGCGCGAAATCGTTGTCCGCGCCGTGCTGGCGGCGGCGGGGCCGGTGAATGGTGACAGGACGGCGGCGGCATGAACAAAGCACAGCCTGACATCAGCCAAGGTCGACCCGGCGGAGCCCTTTCCGACAGTGACGCAGGTCAGCCCGGCCTCGCACGCGCCGAGATTACCTTCGCGGTCAATGGCGCCGCCGTCTCGGTCAACGTGCCGCCGCTGCGCCGGCTGTCCTCGGTGCTGCGCGACGAATTGCTGCTGACCGGGACCAAGGTCGGCTGCGACGCCGGCGACTGCGGCGCCTGCACGGTGCTGGTCGATGGCGATCCGGTCTGCGCCTGCCTGATGCCGGCGGCGTCGGCCGCCGGAGCGTCGGTAACGACGGTCGAAGGGCTCGCCAATGGCCGGCTGTCGGCACTACAGGCCTCCTTCCTGGCGCATGGTGCGGCGCAGTGCGGCATTTGCACGCCGGGCCTGCTGGTGGCGGCGACGGCCCTGCTGGACAAGAAAGCCAAGCCGAGCGAGATCGAAGTGCAGGACGCGCTTGGTGGTGTCCTCTGCCGTTGCACCGGGTACCGGAAGATCGTCGCTGCTGTGATGGATGCCTCCGCCCAGGCTGCAAGCCTGGATTTCCGTCTGCCTCGGTCCGGTCACGCCATTGGCTCCTCCCCGATCCGGCTCGATGGCGTGCCGAAGGTGACCGGCGGTGAGAAATTCGGCGGCGATTCGTTCCCGGCCGATGCGCTGGCGGTGCTGGTAATCCGCTCGCCGCACTACCATGCCAGCTTCGCCTTCGGCGACCTCGACGGCTGGGCAAAAGCTCGTCCCGGCATCGCCGGTATCTTCACGGCGGCCGATATCCCGGGAAAGAACTGTTTCGGCGTCATCGGTCCGTTCGCCGACCAGCCGGCTCTCGCCGAAGGCTTGGCGCGGTTTCGCGGCGAGGCGGTGGCGCTTGTTGCCGGCGAGCGCGAGGCGATGCTCGATCTCGACCTGTCGGATTTCCCGATCCGCTGGACCGAATTGCCACATCTGTTGCAGCCTTGCGAGGCACAGGCCGAAGGAGCGGCGCTGATCCATGCGAACCGCCCGGCCAACCTTCTGACCAAGGGCTTCGTCGAACGCGGCGATCCCGAGACGGCGCTTGCCGATGCCGCTGTCACCGTGACCGGTGCGATCGAGACGGCCTATGTCGAGCATGCCTATATCGAGCCGGAAGCCGGCCATGCCTATATGGATGGCGACATGCTGGTCGTCGTCGCCTGCACGCAGGCGCCCTATATGGACCGCGACGACACGGCGAAGGTGCTGGGCCTGCCCGTCGACAAGGTGCGCATCGTGCCGACCGCGACGGGCGGCGGTTTTGGTTCCAAACTCGACGTGTCCCTGCAACCGCTGATCGGCCTGGTGGCGATGAGGACCGGGCGGCCGGCGGCGCTTGCCTACACGCGCAATGAATCGATGATGTCGACCACCAAGCGCCACCCGGCGCAGATGCAAGCGACCATTGGCGCCGACGCCGAGGGCCATGTCACGGGCATGATTTTCTCAGGCGATTTCAACACCGGGGCGTACGCGAGCTGGGGACCGACCGTCGCCAACCGCGTGCCGGTGCATGCCTCGGGTCCCTATGCCACCCCGAACTACCGCGCGGAAGGCCGCGCCGTGCATACGCATGGGCCGATTTCCGGCGCTTTCCGGGGCTTCGGCGTGCCGCAGGCGACGATCATGCAGGAGACCTTGTACGACGAGCTGGCCGGCAAGCTCGGCATCGACCGGCTCGACTTCCGCTTGAGAAACTGCCTTCGTAACGGATCCGAAACAGTCACCGGACAGAGACTGGAATCGGGCGTCGGCATTGCCGAATGCCTCGATGCCCTGCGGCCGCATTGGGCGCGTGCAGTGGCTGACGCGGATGCCTTCAACAGTGCCAACGTGGATAAAAAGCGCGGTGTCGGCATCGCCTCCTGCTGGTATGGCTGCGGCAACACCTCGCTGCCCAATCCATCGACCATCCGGGTCGGCATCGCGGCTTCAGGCGAGATCATCCTGCACCAGGGCGCGGTCGACATCGGCCAGGGCTCCAACACCGTCATCACGCAAATCTGCGCCGACGCGCTCGGCCTGCCCCTGGAAAGGTTCCGGCTGAAAAACGCCGACACCGCGATCACTCCCGATGCCGGCAAGACCTCGGCCTCGCGCCAGACCTTCGTCACCGGCAAGGCGGCCGAGAAGGCCGGCCGCGCCTTGCGCGAAAAAATCCTGCGCTTTGCCAATGTCTCGGAAAAAGCGTCGCTTCAGCTCGAAGGTCCGGCGATCGTCATCCGTGAGGGCGAGGCGGTCCGCCGTGTCGATCTTGGCACACTCGAAGCGGATATCTACGGCTTCGTCTTCCGCGCCGAGGAGACTTACGACCCGCCGACGCTGCCGCTCGACGCCAAGGGCCAGGGCAAGCCCTATGCGGTCTATGGTTACGGCGCGCAGATCGCCGAGCTCGAGGTCGACCTCAAGCTCGGCACGGTCAAGCTGGTCAAGATCACAGCCGCGCACGATGTCGGCAAGGCGATCAACCCGCTGCTGGTCGAGGGTCAGATCGAGGGCGGCATCGCGCAAGGCATCGGCATGGCGCTGATGGAAGAGTATATTCCCGGCCGCACCGAGAATTTGCACGATTATCTCATTCCGACCATCGGCGACGTGCCGCCGATCGAGACGATATTGATCGAGGTGCCAGACCCGGAAGGGCCATTCGGCGCCAAGGGCCTGGGCGAACATGTGCTGATCCCGACGGCGCCGGCGATCCTCAACGCCATCCGCCATGCCACTGGTGTGCTGGTCACCAGAGTTCCGGCGACGCCGGCCCGGATCCGCGCCGCCATCCGCGAGAAGGAGGCATGCCGATGAGCGAGCTTGCCGAACGCTTCGAAACCCATGATCCCGGCGAGAAGCTGGTGGCGGAGAAGATCCGCTGCGATGCCTGCCCTGTGATGTGCTACATATCAGATGGCCGCACTGGCGCTTGCGACCGCTACGGCAATGCCGGCGGCCGGATCGTGCGCATGGACCCGCTGACCATTCTCGATCATACCGCCGAGATCGGCGGCGCTGTCGTGCCCTTCGTCGCCGAGGGCGAGGCCTGGGACGGCGAACTGGTCAACACCGGCCGCCGCTTCGTCACGGCGATCGGGGCAGGAACCACCTATCCCGACTACAAGCCGGCGCCCTTCATCGTCAGCCAGCAGGTCGAGGGCGTCGATCTCGTCACCGTCGTCACGGAGGGCATCTTCTCCTATTGCGGCGTCAAGGTGAAGATCGACACCGACCGTCATATCGGACCCGAAACGGCTGTCGTGCGGTCGCAAGGCGAGGCGATCGGTCATGTCACGACAGGCGAATATGGCTCGCAGATGCTGTCGCTGGGCGGCGTGCATCATCTGACCGGCGGCTCCAAGGCCGAAGGCCGCGCCACCTGCGATGCGCTGCTCGATCTGTGCAACCGCAAGCCAGTAGAACTGACCATCGACGGCGGCGCCACCGTAACAGTCGAAGCCGGCAAACCGCCTGTCATCGACGGCAAGCAGGAGCACCGCATGCGGGTCGGCTGCGGGTCGGCGACCATCGGCATGTTCGCCACCCAATGGCGCGGGCTGGTCGACGAGGTGGTGGTGGTCGACGACCACATAACCGGCGTCGTCTCGGAGCATCAGGCCGGCAAGGTGCTGGGCTGGCAGGACACGGGGATAAAGATCATCGGCCGCCGCTCGACGCCTGGGCGCTATTTCAAGGTCTCCGAGCCCGGCCTCGGCTGGGGCGGCACCAGCATATCCGACCCGCTGTCGATCCTGGGCGAATGGAACGCCAAGAAGGGCGCGCGGCCCGGCCTGTCGCTGCTGATGGTTTCGACCACCGGCGAGCAGTTCGCCTATTACGAACTCGACGACCAGTTGAAGCCAGTCGAAAAGCCATTCCCCGAACGATTGCAGAAATCCGTGGGGCTGATCGAGGACAATTGCGAACCGGCGCTGTGCACCGTGCTGTTCATCGGCGGCGCCGGCGGTTCGCTGCGCGCCGGCGTCACCGAAAACCCCGTCAACCTGACGCGTTCCGTGCAGGGCCTGACCACTTATGTGACGGTCGGCGGCGCGCCGGTCTATGTCTGGCCGGGCGGCGGCATCACGCTGATGGTGGATGTGACGCGCGTGCCGGAAGGCGCCTTCGGCTATGTGCCTACGCCGGCGCTGGTGGCGCCCATCGAATTCACGCTGCGCCGCGACGACTATATCAGGCTCGGCGGCTACGACGCCGAGATCCGCAGCGTCGAGGATGTCGTTGCCAAGGGTGGCGAGTACCTGAACGCGCGTCGGGGCGACGGTGCGCCGGCCGGCAACCCATGGCCGCCGCTGGCGCAATTGCGGCGCACGCCCGCGAACGGGGCCGCGTGACGATGAACGGCCCGCAAGCGCATTGGCTCGGGGATGGCAAGCGGCTGCACCTCAATCACGGGCCGATCGACCTGATCGTCGAGGCCTTTGGGACGCCAGGCGAATGCCGGCGAGCTTATGAGCAGGCCGTGGCGCGATTCCAGACCATCCTGCCGGAACTGGTGGAGGAATTGCCCGAGTTGCGCCGGCCGGCCACGTTGCGCCCGCGCGCCTTCGCCGGCTCGACGGCGCGGCGCATGGAAGCGGCAGTTACCCCATTGGCGGACGACTTCATCACGCCGATGGCAGCCGTCGCCGGTTCGGTAGCCGACGAAATACTTGCCGCACTGATTACCGGGCGAAAACTCGATCGCGCCTATGTCAACAATGGCGGCGACAGCGCGCTTCATCTCGGTACCGGCCAGTCGATCACCCTTGCCATTGCCGGCACCGGCCATGGCCTTGCCGACCGCATCGTCATCCGCGCCGAGGACGGCGTGCAAGGCGTTGCCACCAGCGGCTGGCGCGGGCGCTCGTTTTCCTTGGGCATCGTCGACGCCGTCACCGTGCTGGCGAGGACCGGCGCAGAGGCCGATGCCGCGGCGACGCTGATCGCCAATGCCGTCGACTTGGCCAACCATCCCGCTATTCGGCGTGTGCCCGCGCATGATCTGGCGCCGGACAACGACCTTGGCGACAGGCTGGTGACGCAGGAGGTCGGTCCGCTTTCTGCCAAAGAGATTGCCACGGCGCTGGACAGGGGACTTGCCGTCGCCGAAGATTTCCGCCGCAGGGGACTGGTCGCCGCATCGGCGCTGTTCCTCGCCGGCCAGACCCGCATCGAGGGCTCAATGGCGCTTGCCGCGCCCGACAAAAGTCCAGGGAAGGAAGTTGCCCATGCCTGAGTTTCCGCTCCGCAAGATCGTGGTGCTGACCGAAGAGATCTTTCATGAGGGCGGGCCGGCGCCCAAGGTGCCGCGCCGCCGTGCCGCCGCCATGGCGCTGGTAAAGAACCCGTTCGCCGGGCGCTATGCCAAGGAGTTGCAGAGCGCCATGGACGATCTGAAGCCGCTTGGCCTGCTGCTCGCCGACCGGCTGATCGCGGCATTGGGTGGCGACGTGAAGCAGATCGACGGCTATGGCAAAGGCGCCATCGTCGGCACATCGGGCGAACTCGAGCATGGCGCGCTTTGGCATGTGCCGGGCGGCTACGCCATGCGCGAGCGGCTCGGCGACGCCAAGGCGATCGTGCCGTCGGCCAAGAAGGTCGGCGCCTTCGGCTCGCGGCTGGATGTGCCTCTCGGCCACATCAACGCCGCCTATGTGCGCAGCCATTTCGATGCGATGGAAGTCGGCGTCAGCGACGGACCGCGTCCCGACGAGATCCTGTTCTGCCTCGCCATGACCTGCGGTCCGCGCGTGCACAATCGCATGGGCGGCCTGGCCGCCGACGACATCAAGGCATGGGACGGGCTGCGGTGAGCGGCGAGGACAATCTGCTGAAGCTGGTCGAGGTCGAGGAGGCGGACGATCAGGACTACCACCTGCAGGAGCAGGTCGGCTTCATCCTGCGCAAGGCGCATCAGCGCCACGTCTCGATCTTCGCTGCCCATATCGGCGACCTGACGCCACCGCAATTCGCGGCATTGGCCAAGCTGCGCGATGTCGGGGAGACTTCGCAGAACCAGCTCGGCACGCTGATCGCCATGGATGCGGCGACGGTCAAGGGCGTCATCGACCGGCTGAAGGCGCGCGGCCTTGTCGAACTCTCCAAGCACGAGGGCGACAAGCGCCGGCTGCTGGTCAATTTGACCGCCGAAGGGCGCGAGGCGATCGAACGCCTGATCCCGCTGGCGCGCGAGATTACCGAGGAAACCTTGGCACCGCTCACGGCCAGGGAGATCGCCACCTTCATGAAGCTGCTGGCGAAATTGGCGTAGGCCGGCGACGAGGTCCTTTCCTCTCCCTCCGGACGGGAATAGGCGACGCTGCGAAGCGGCAACGGAGTGGGGGAACCACCTGGCCACCGCCGCCGACGGACATTGAAAAGGGACCAGGGCGCAAGAATCTTCCTGCACCGCGCCAAGGGTCGACTCCCACTCCGTCGAGCTTCGCTCGACACCTCTCCCCCGATCGACGGGGGAGAGGAAGGGCGCCGCTTATCTCCGGCGAAATCTCAGAGGCCGTTGTCCTTCAGCACCTGGGCGGCGTTTTCCTTGGTGATCTTCTGCGTCGGCAAGGTGATGGTCTTTTCGACCTTCTCGCCGTTGAGGAACTTGATCGCCTGCCGAAGGCCCTCGGCGCCCGGGGTGACATAGGTGAAGGTCGCCGTCAGCTCGCCCTTGTTCACCATCTGCACGCCTTCGTTGGGCAGGCCGTCGATGCCGATGAACTTGATGTCCTTCTCGCGGCCGACATCCTTGGCGGCAAGATAGGCGCCATAGGCCATCGGGTCGTTGTGGCCGTAGACGAGATCGATCTTCTCGTTGCTCTTCAGCGCGTTGGCCATCAGATTATAGGCCTGGTCCTGCTTCCAGTCGCCCGACTGCTGGTCGAGCAGGTACTTGATGCCCGGCTCCTTGTCGGTGAACTCATGGAAGCCGTCATGGCGGTCATGCGCCGGCTGGGTGCCCATGCCGCCCCAGATCTCGACGACATTGCCCGATGCCTTGCCCTTGCCGCCGAGCAGCTCGACGGCATATTCGCCGGCCGCGCGGCCGATCAGCTTGTTGTCGCCGCCGACGAACTGGGTGTAGTCCTTGGTGTCGACATTCCGGTCGAGCACGAAGACCGGGATCTTGGCGTCGATCGCCTGCTGCACGACCCCGGTCAGGCCGGCCGATTCCTTCGGCGACACCAAGAGCGCATCGACCTCCTGGCGGATCAGGTTCTCGACATCGGCAACCTGCTTCTCGGTCTTGTCCTCGCCGTCGGTGATGATCAGCTCGACCTCGGGGTGCTTGGCGGCCTCGGCCAGTATGTCCTTGTTGAACTGCGCGCGCCAAGGCTCGATGGTCGTCACCTGCGAGAAGCCGATCTTCCACTTCTTGTCCTGGGCCATGGCGTGGCCGGTGGAGAGCAGCGCGGTGGTGGTCAGCAATGCCGCGCCAAGGGCGGCAAGCTTCAGCGTGTCACGTCGTTTCATTTCTTGTTTCCTCCGAGATTGAGAGACCGGGTCTCTTGCGACGGCCGTTTTGCCGCGGCCGTTTCCTTGTGCGCCGCTCCGGGCAGGCGCAGATAGGCTAGGAGATCACCGGCATTGCGCTCCTGCACGAGCACTGTGCCGATGATGATCATCCCCTTCAGCACCAGCTGAAGGTTCGAATTGATGTTGTGGAGCTGCAATATGTTGGACAGCAGCCCGAAGATCAGCACGCCGCAGAATGTCCCCGTGAGGCTGCCGCGCCCACCCATCAGGCTGGTGCCGCCGATGACCACGGCGGCGATGGCGTCGAGCTCCAGGCCGGCGCCGGCATCGGGCTTGCCTTGCCGGTACTGCGCGACATAGAGCACCGCGGCAATGCCGGCGAGCAGGCCCGAAACGGCGTAGGTGACGATCTTGACCCGGCCGGCGGCGATGCCGGAAAGCCTGGCCGCCTCCTCATTGCCGCCGATGGCGTAGACATAGCGGCCGAACGGCGTGAAGCGCAGCACCGCGCCATAGATCAGGATGGCGCCGAGGAAGAACAGGCCTGGCATCGGAATGACGCCGAACACCATCGAGCGCAGCAGCTCGAAATCCTCGGTGGCGTTCGAGCCGGTATAGACCGGCAGCACAGCATTGTTCTGGCCGGCGGTCAGCCGGGCGATGCCCAACGCCGTCACCATCATCGCCAGGGTGACGATGAAGGGCTGCAGCCGCCCGGCAACGATGATGAAGCCGTTGAGCGCACCGAACAGCAGGCCCACGCATGGCGCGACCAGCAGCACGCCGAGGACGCCGAATTTGGGCTCGACCTGCGGCAGCAGGTACCACAGGGAAAGACAGCACAGGACCACGCCGACGATTGCCGGCGTGACCAGGCCGCGGGCGCGGTCCAGCCTTGCGTCGCGCGAGGCATCGGCGCCGGCGCGCGACTTTTCAAGATTGAGGAAAATGAAGCGGGTGACGATGAAGCCGAGACAGAGCGCCACCACGGCGACGGTGGGCACGCCAAGCACCACTCCCGGCGTCACGCCCGGAACCGTCAGCAGCATGGCGCAGACCACCGAACAGATTGCCATCAGCGAGCCGACCGAAAGATCGATGCCGCCGGTGATGATCACCGCCGTCATGCCGGTGGCGATCAGGCCGGTGGTCGACACCTGGCGCAGCACGTCGAGCAGATTGCCGTAGGACAGGAAGATGTTGTTGCCCTTGGAGCTGACCGGCGAGCCCAGCACGCCGATCAGGAAGATGGCGATGAGGCCCCAATAGAGCTTGGTGCGGGACAGGAGTTTCAAGGCGGTCATGCGGCAGGTCTCGAAATCGTGCGGCGCGGCGCGGCGAGACGCATGATGGCCTCCTCGCTCGCCGCATCGCGGGAAAGGATGCCGGTCTGGCGGCCATCGGCCATCACCAGAATGCGGTCGGAGAGGTACAGCAGTTCCGGCAATTCGGAGCTGATGACGGCAATAGCCAGCCCGTCGCGCGCAAGCTTGAAGATGAGATCGTAGATCTCGCGCTTGGCGCCGACGTCGATGCCGCGCGTCGGCTCGTCGAGAAGAAGCACGCGCGGCCGTGTCGCCAGCCATTTGCCGATGACGACCTTCTGCTGGTTGCCGCCCGACAATGTGCCGGCTGGCTGGTCGATGTCCTCGCAGCGTATGCCGAGCGCCCGGACCGCGTGGCGCGCCAGCTCCTGTTCGCCGGCCAGCGAACGGATGCCGAAGCGCGCCAGCGATCCGACCAGCGGCAATGCGACGTTGTCTGTAATGGAAGCCTGGAGATGCAGGCCTTGGGTCTTGCGGTCCTCGGTCACCAGCGCAATGCCGAGGCGCCTGGCATCGCGCGGCGAGCGGATCTCGACCGGCGCGCCGTCGAGCCGGATCTCGCCGCCGGTGCGGCCATCGCTCGAGCCGAAGATCGCCTCCAGGATTTCGGTGCGCCCTGAACCCAGCAGCCCGCCAATGCCAAGGATCTCGCCTTCGGCGAGTTCGAAGCTGACTCCGTCGATCACGGTGCGCCAGCCATGGGCGTCGGGTTTCGTCAGCGACAGGTTCTCGACGGAAAGCACGATTTCGCCGCCGGAACGG
Protein-coding regions in this window:
- a CDS encoding 6-hydroxynicotinate reductase produces the protein MSELAERFETHDPGEKLVAEKIRCDACPVMCYISDGRTGACDRYGNAGGRIVRMDPLTILDHTAEIGGAVVPFVAEGEAWDGELVNTGRRFVTAIGAGTTYPDYKPAPFIVSQQVEGVDLVTVVTEGIFSYCGVKVKIDTDRHIGPETAVVRSQGEAIGHVTTGEYGSQMLSLGGVHHLTGGSKAEGRATCDALLDLCNRKPVELTIDGGATVTVEAGKPPVIDGKQEHRMRVGCGSATIGMFATQWRGLVDEVVVVDDHITGVVSEHQAGKVLGWQDTGIKIIGRRSTPGRYFKVSEPGLGWGGTSISDPLSILGEWNAKKGARPGLSLLMVSTTGEQFAYYELDDQLKPVEKPFPERLQKSVGLIEDNCEPALCTVLFIGGAGGSLRAGVTENPVNLTRSVQGLTTYVTVGGAPVYVWPGGGITLMVDVTRVPEGAFGYVPTPALVAPIEFTLRRDDYIRLGGYDAEIRSVEDVVAKGGEYLNARRGDGAPAGNPWPPLAQLRRTPANGAA
- a CDS encoding ABC transporter permease, whose protein sequence is MTALKLLSRTKLYWGLIAIFLIGVLGSPVSSKGNNIFLSYGNLLDVLRQVSTTGLIATGMTAVIITGGIDLSVGSLMAICSVVCAMLLTVPGVTPGVVLGVPTVAVVALCLGFIVTRFIFLNLEKSRAGADASRDARLDRARGLVTPAIVGVVLCCLSLWYLLPQVEPKFGVLGVLLVAPCVGLLFGALNGFIIVAGRLQPFIVTLAMMVTALGIARLTAGQNNAVLPVYTGSNATEDFELLRSMVFGVIPMPGLFFLGAILIYGAVLRFTPFGRYVYAIGGNEEAARLSGIAAGRVKIVTYAVSGLLAGIAAVLYVAQYRQGKPDAGAGLELDAIAAVVIGGTSLMGGRGSLTGTFCGVLIFGLLSNILQLHNINSNLQLVLKGMIIIGTVLVQERNAGDLLAYLRLPGAAHKETAAAKRPSQETRSLNLGGNKK
- a CDS encoding MarR family winged helix-turn-helix transcriptional regulator; translation: MSGEDNLLKLVEVEEADDQDYHLQEQVGFILRKAHQRHVSIFAAHIGDLTPPQFAALAKLRDVGETSQNQLGTLIAMDAATVKGVIDRLKARGLVELSKHEGDKRRLLVNLTAEGREAIERLIPLAREITEETLAPLTAREIATFMKLLAKLA
- a CDS encoding molybdopterin-dependent oxidoreductase, with protein sequence MNKAQPDISQGRPGGALSDSDAGQPGLARAEITFAVNGAAVSVNVPPLRRLSSVLRDELLLTGTKVGCDAGDCGACTVLVDGDPVCACLMPAASAAGASVTTVEGLANGRLSALQASFLAHGAAQCGICTPGLLVAATALLDKKAKPSEIEVQDALGGVLCRCTGYRKIVAAVMDASAQAASLDFRLPRSGHAIGSSPIRLDGVPKVTGGEKFGGDSFPADALAVLVIRSPHYHASFAFGDLDGWAKARPGIAGIFTAADIPGKNCFGVIGPFADQPALAEGLARFRGEAVALVAGEREAMLDLDLSDFPIRWTELPHLLQPCEAQAEGAALIHANRPANLLTKGFVERGDPETALADAAVTVTGAIETAYVEHAYIEPEAGHAYMDGDMLVVVACTQAPYMDRDDTAKVLGLPVDKVRIVPTATGGGFGSKLDVSLQPLIGLVAMRTGRPAALAYTRNESMMSTTKRHPAQMQATIGADAEGHVTGMIFSGDFNTGAYASWGPTVANRVPVHASGPYATPNYRAEGRAVHTHGPISGAFRGFGVPQATIMQETLYDELAGKLGIDRLDFRLRNCLRNGSETVTGQRLESGVGIAECLDALRPHWARAVADADAFNSANVDKKRGVGIASCWYGCGNTSLPNPSTIRVGIAASGEIILHQGAVDIGQGSNTVITQICADALGLPLERFRLKNADTAITPDAGKTSASRQTFVTGKAAEKAGRALREKILRFANVSEKASLQLEGPAIVIREGEAVRRVDLGTLEADIYGFVFRAEETYDPPTLPLDAKGQGKPYAVYGYGAQIAELEVDLKLGTVKLVKITAAHDVGKAINPLLVEGQIEGGIAQGIGMALMEEYIPGRTENLHDYLIPTIGDVPPIETILIEVPDPEGPFGAKGLGEHVLIPTAPAILNAIRHATGVLVTRVPATPARIRAAIREKEACR
- a CDS encoding UPF0280 family protein, translated to MNGPQAHWLGDGKRLHLNHGPIDLIVEAFGTPGECRRAYEQAVARFQTILPELVEELPELRRPATLRPRAFAGSTARRMEAAVTPLADDFITPMAAVAGSVADEILAALITGRKLDRAYVNNGGDSALHLGTGQSITLAIAGTGHGLADRIVIRAEDGVQGVATSGWRGRSFSLGIVDAVTVLARTGAEADAAATLIANAVDLANHPAIRRVPAHDLAPDNDLGDRLVTQEVGPLSAKEIATALDRGLAVAEDFRRRGLVAASALFLAGQTRIEGSMALAAPDKSPGKEVAHA
- a CDS encoding amino acid synthesis family protein: MPEFPLRKIVVLTEEIFHEGGPAPKVPRRRAAAMALVKNPFAGRYAKELQSAMDDLKPLGLLLADRLIAALGGDVKQIDGYGKGAIVGTSGELEHGALWHVPGGYAMRERLGDAKAIVPSAKKVGAFGSRLDVPLGHINAAYVRSHFDAMEVGVSDGPRPDEILFCLAMTCGPRVHNRMGGLAADDIKAWDGLR
- a CDS encoding substrate-binding domain-containing protein, which encodes MKRRDTLKLAALGAALLTTTALLSTGHAMAQDKKWKIGFSQVTTIEPWRAQFNKDILAEAAKHPEVELIITDGEDKTEKQVADVENLIRQEVDALLVSPKESAGLTGVVQQAIDAKIPVFVLDRNVDTKDYTQFVGGDNKLIGRAAGEYAVELLGGKGKASGNVVEIWGGMGTQPAHDRHDGFHEFTDKEPGIKYLLDQQSGDWKQDQAYNLMANALKSNEKIDLVYGHNDPMAYGAYLAAKDVGREKDIKFIGIDGLPNEGVQMVNKGELTATFTYVTPGAEGLRQAIKFLNGEKVEKTITLPTQKITKENAAQVLKDNGL